TGCATCTGGGCTCGATCGCCTCGATCGCGCCGGGCATCGCCAGCCTGTTCTTTGCCCTTTCGGTGGTCTTCACCATGTTGTCGGCCCAGGCCTTCGACAGTCGGCTGATCTGGGATGCCCGCAGCGGCACCCTGCCGCCCGAAATGGCGCCCCATGTGCGCATCACCCCGAAGATCGCGCCGCGGATCCCACCGCAGCTGGCCCGCGCTGGCCGTGCCCTGCCGACATCGGCCAATATCGGCAGGCGGCCCAGCCGGCGCCGCAGGCCCCCAGACCTACCCGGAGACCCCAGTTCATGAGCGACCCTACCGGACCCGATACCCCTGGCCCCGATGACCAACGCCCGGGCGCGGACCACCCCGAACTGATGGTGAAGGAAAGCCGTCGCGCCACGGCCGAGCGGATCTCGATCATCTGGATCGTGCCGCTGCTGGCACTTGCCATCGCGATCGGCGTCGCCTGGCAGAACTTTTCCTCGCGCGGGCAGACCATCGACATCACCTTTGCCAATGCCGAAGGGATCTCGGTCAGTGAAACGGAGTTGCGGTACCGCGACGTGACCGTCGGGGCAGTGGAAAAGCTGGCCTTCACCGACGGGCTGGAAAAGGTTGTCGTCACGGTCCGCGTCGAACCCGAGGTCGAGGATTACGTGGACAGCAGCGCCTCTTTCTGGGTGGTCCGCCCCGAGGTCACCGCCCAGGGGGTCACCGGTCTGGGGACCGTGTTGTCGGGGGTCTATATCCAGGGCAGCTGGGACAATGATCCCGGCGGGCTGCAACGGGAATTCACCGGCGCATCCCAGGCACCGTTGAACGCCATCGGCAGGCCCGGTCTCAAGATCCGCCTGCGCGCCGCTGCCGAAAGCGGGCTGACCGGCAATACGCCGATCGAGTTTCGCGGCATCCAGGTCGGGGACCTCGGCGAGGCCCAGATCAGCGACGACGGCACCACGGTAGAAGCCAATGCGATCATCTACGAACCTCATGACAAGATGATTTCCAGCGCGACACGGTTCTGGGACAGCTCGGGCATCAGCTTTTCGATCGGGGCCAGCGGGGCCGAAGTCAACTTTACCTCGCTGTCCTCGCTGCTGCGGGGCGGCATCACCTTCAGCTCTGTCGTCTCGGGCGGGCAACCGGTCGAGCAGGGCAGTACCTTTACCGTCTACTCCGATGAATCGACCGCCCGCGCGACCGCTTTCCGCGAGGAAGAAGGCGACACGCTGAGCTTCTCGGCGATCTTCGACGACAACGTGCCCGGTCTCGCCCCCGGCAGCGCCGTGACCTATGGCGGGCTGCGCATCGGGTCCGTGAAGGCGGTGAACGGCACTGTCGAGCCGGCCCGCTTTGGCGATGACAAGGTGCGACTGCTTGCGACCTTCGAAGTCGATTCCGGCCTTCTCGGCCTGCCCGCGGGCGGTATCGGGAGTGATACGGGCAGTGATGCGACCAGCGATGCCGGAGTCAGCACCAGCGGGACCGGAACCAGCGGGACTGGCACCAGC
The Pseudooceanicola algae genome window above contains:
- a CDS encoding MlaD family protein, which translates into the protein MSDPTGPDTPGPDDQRPGADHPELMVKESRRATAERISIIWIVPLLALAIAIGVAWQNFSSRGQTIDITFANAEGISVSETELRYRDVTVGAVEKLAFTDGLEKVVVTVRVEPEVEDYVDSSASFWVVRPEVTAQGVTGLGTVLSGVYIQGSWDNDPGGLQREFTGASQAPLNAIGRPGLKIRLRAAAESGLTGNTPIEFRGIQVGDLGEAQISDDGTTVEANAIIYEPHDKMISSATRFWDSSGISFSIGASGAEVNFTSLSSLLRGGITFSSVVSGGQPVEQGSTFTVYSDESTARATAFREEEGDTLSFSAIFDDNVPGLAPGSAVTYGGLRIGSVKAVNGTVEPARFGDDKVRLLATFEVDSGLLGLPAGGIGSDTGSDATSDAGVSTSGTGTSGTGTSGAGTAGTSDSTTPQPANSGQQAIAFFQEKVKTGGIRARLATASILTGGLKIEMVRMPDAPAAEIDMTGSPNPLFPTTASAITDVSATAQGVFERINDLPVEQVMQSAINIMNNVSRLVGGDDMQAVPGEVRGLLGDARGFVASPQLQALPGRLDGVTEQIETLVQALNTRDLAGRLTEAMAGVTEVARSADTAIAGLPQLLDSLNTIAAKAETVPLADLAQTLDQLMTSADTLLAEPGTQQLPQSLSEALDELRGVLTDLRNGGAVSNLNQTLASARSAADSISDAAQDLPALLNRTETVLTQAGTTLQGYDANSGLGRQAGQTMREIDRAAAAIAALARELERNPNALFFGR